One genomic region from Ralstonia pseudosolanacearum encodes:
- a CDS encoding TEK signal peptide protein — MQARIKRNLVLSLAAAAVSALAACGGGGGSDSGSGSSPSTSQVQGKAVDFYLSQANVVFPDCNNQATTTDSTGNFTFPSGCAKSAIKVSGGTDIGTGLAFGGVLLAPASDVAQGSTAVVTPFTTLLTQVGTDQSAALAARLGVQSSNLLTQDPMLDVTMLKSAVVLQQLIEQIAKALAGLSASTGGSLTAEAAAAAAAKAVGTTVIGSSGIVDLTSTTLISNAVAAAVINSEAALPSSVQASISTVAANVAALVTPLIASQVANVSAGLANATLGATPAATVAALQKAGALQALSDSVQSSGSSLLVSSVTAAALGNAALASSLAALGNAVALGDESAINSAAAALGNNVDGSGISSVISAVKPTDYLRLDSITMNGTSVPLRGAVTVTGSTLTEIKAGVTQVGQPFGTGASEIRAGLRYVYNGNEVIVVIEKVALTFSNNQLVAAQIPSGTAFQFIVNGTINARVSVHSTGDSLFDSGTGQLTLSIAAFLSKLSRSGILSSAQIQALTPTAPGTANITLVIGSETGQPVRVRTVSGSGTRPMSVVGVDTGDSAVVGYGIQTSLTLVP, encoded by the coding sequence ATGCAAGCACGGATCAAAAGAAATCTTGTCTTGAGTCTGGCGGCCGCGGCAGTCTCTGCGCTTGCCGCATGCGGAGGGGGCGGCGGATCGGATTCTGGCTCTGGCTCGTCCCCATCGACGAGCCAGGTTCAGGGCAAGGCCGTCGACTTTTACTTGTCCCAGGCGAACGTCGTTTTTCCGGACTGCAACAATCAGGCGACAACCACCGATAGCACGGGTAACTTCACCTTTCCGAGCGGTTGCGCCAAGAGTGCGATCAAGGTTTCGGGCGGTACCGATATCGGCACGGGGCTGGCATTCGGTGGCGTGCTGCTGGCGCCGGCGAGCGATGTCGCTCAGGGCAGCACGGCAGTGGTCACACCGTTCACCACGTTGCTGACGCAAGTGGGCACGGATCAAAGTGCCGCGCTGGCCGCCAGGCTCGGTGTGCAGTCGAGCAACCTGCTGACCCAGGACCCGATGCTGGACGTGACGATGCTCAAGAGCGCGGTCGTCTTGCAGCAACTGATCGAACAGATTGCGAAGGCCTTGGCCGGGCTCTCCGCGAGCACGGGCGGTTCGCTGACGGCCGAGGCCGCTGCCGCTGCCGCCGCGAAGGCTGTGGGCACAACGGTGATCGGTTCCAGCGGCATCGTCGATTTGACCAGCACCACGCTGATATCGAATGCCGTTGCTGCAGCGGTGATCAACAGTGAGGCAGCGCTGCCTTCCAGCGTGCAGGCGAGCATCAGCACGGTTGCGGCCAACGTGGCGGCATTGGTGACGCCGCTGATTGCCAGCCAAGTGGCCAACGTGAGCGCGGGGCTCGCCAACGCAACGCTGGGCGCGACGCCGGCAGCAACGGTGGCTGCGCTGCAGAAGGCCGGGGCGCTCCAGGCGCTGAGTGACAGCGTACAGTCGAGCGGCTCCAGCCTGCTGGTGTCCTCGGTCACGGCGGCTGCCCTTGGCAATGCGGCATTGGCAAGCAGTTTGGCCGCGCTTGGCAATGCGGTCGCCCTCGGCGACGAAAGCGCCATCAACAGTGCCGCCGCCGCATTGGGCAACAATGTCGATGGTAGTGGCATCTCGTCCGTCATCAGCGCGGTCAAGCCGACGGACTATCTGCGGCTCGACAGCATCACCATGAATGGAACGTCGGTTCCGTTGCGCGGCGCGGTGACGGTCACCGGCAGTACGCTGACGGAGATCAAGGCCGGCGTGACGCAGGTGGGCCAACCATTCGGCACTGGCGCCTCGGAAATCCGCGCAGGCTTGCGCTACGTGTACAACGGCAATGAGGTGATCGTCGTCATCGAAAAGGTAGCGCTGACCTTCAGCAACAACCAACTGGTTGCTGCGCAGATCCCGTCGGGTACCGCCTTCCAGTTCATTGTCAACGGGACGATCAACGCCCGGGTCTCGGTCCACAGCACCGGTGACAGCCTGTTCGATAGCGGCACTGGGCAGTTGACCCTTTCGATCGCCGCGTTCCTGAGCAAGCTCAGCCGTTCCGGCATCCTGAGCTCGGCGCAGATCCAGGCGCTGACGCCGACCGCACCCGGCACGGCCAACATCACGCTTGTGATCGGCAGCGAAACCGGCCAGCCGGTCAGGGTCAGAACCGTGTCGGGCAGCGGGACACGGCCGATGTCGGTCGTGGGCGTCGATACTGGCGACAGCGCGGTGGTCGGTTATGGCATCCAGACCAGCTTGACGCTGGTGCCCTGA
- a CDS encoding TEK signal peptide protein → MQPQFKKRALVLGVSASAIAALVACGGGGGSDSGASLSPSQAQVQGKAVDFYLSQANVVFTDCNNQTTTTDNEGNFTIPSNCAKSAITVSGGTDIGTGLPFTGVLQAPAADLSQGGTVLVSPMTTLLAQVGTGQSSVLASKLGLQASDLLNKDPMNDSGLLQNAVVMQQLIDQIAKALTGLSQSTGGTLTPTAAAAAAAAAVASVLVGSTGSADLSDPTLIANAIVTAVKNSAGALPASVVANVEAIAANLAALIAPVIAGNVANVNDSLDSVELSATPSETLAALQKAGSMHAVVDSAQSSASNLLVAAVSPAALRDTSLSDSLSGLGTAVAEGDEDDITDAAATLGSNVDSNNLGNIISRVKYKNFLRVDSIAINDTVVPVANAITLRGGTISSLKTSVTQVGSPFGYNNSEIRAGVRYRYNGNEVNAVIQRIVLTFDSSNKLVAAQVPAGTNFDFVLKGDTNTRLSVTSSGDNMLDGSTGQLVLPIDKLQAKLKHAGILTAAQVDALTPKAPARVSMAFAIAGTSGQKVRVRAATGHGHRTKSLPVIRINAGDSSVVGYGKRSVVTLLP, encoded by the coding sequence GTGCAACCACAGTTCAAAAAGAGAGCATTGGTTCTAGGTGTAAGCGCATCCGCCATCGCGGCGCTGGTCGCTTGCGGTGGTGGTGGCGGCTCGGATTCGGGGGCTTCGCTGTCCCCGAGCCAAGCCCAAGTCCAGGGCAAGGCTGTCGATTTCTATCTGTCGCAGGCGAACGTCGTCTTCACGGATTGCAACAACCAGACGACGACCACGGACAACGAAGGCAACTTCACCATCCCGAGCAATTGCGCCAAGAGCGCGATCACGGTGTCGGGCGGTACCGATATCGGCACCGGGCTGCCGTTTACCGGCGTGCTGCAGGCGCCCGCCGCCGATCTGTCGCAGGGCGGCACGGTGCTGGTGTCGCCGATGACCACCCTGCTGGCGCAGGTCGGTACGGGCCAGAGCTCGGTACTGGCGAGCAAGCTGGGCCTGCAGGCCAGCGACCTGCTGAACAAAGACCCGATGAACGATTCGGGGCTGCTCCAGAACGCCGTGGTCATGCAGCAGCTGATCGATCAGATCGCCAAGGCGCTGACCGGGCTGTCCCAGAGCACGGGCGGCACGTTGACCCCGACTGCTGCAGCCGCAGCGGCCGCGGCGGCTGTTGCCAGCGTGCTGGTCGGCTCGACCGGCTCCGCTGATCTGAGCGATCCGACCCTGATCGCGAACGCCATTGTGACGGCGGTGAAGAACAGCGCCGGTGCATTGCCCGCCAGCGTGGTGGCCAACGTCGAAGCGATCGCCGCCAACCTGGCCGCGCTGATTGCGCCGGTGATTGCCGGCAATGTGGCCAACGTCAATGACAGCCTCGACAGCGTGGAACTGAGCGCCACGCCGTCCGAGACACTGGCAGCCCTGCAGAAGGCCGGCTCGATGCACGCCGTGGTGGACAGCGCGCAGTCGAGCGCGTCCAACCTGCTGGTGGCGGCGGTCTCGCCGGCGGCGCTGCGCGATACCTCGCTGTCGGACAGCCTCTCCGGGCTGGGCACCGCTGTCGCGGAGGGTGACGAAGACGACATCACCGATGCCGCGGCCACGCTGGGCAGCAATGTCGACAGCAACAACCTGGGCAACATCATCAGCCGCGTCAAGTACAAGAACTTCCTGCGCGTCGACAGCATCGCCATCAATGACACGGTGGTTCCGGTTGCCAACGCGATCACGCTGCGGGGCGGCACGATTTCGAGCCTGAAGACCAGCGTGACACAGGTGGGCAGCCCGTTCGGCTACAACAATTCGGAAATCCGGGCCGGCGTGCGGTATCGCTATAACGGCAACGAAGTGAATGCCGTGATCCAACGGATCGTGCTGACCTTCGACAGCAGCAACAAGCTGGTGGCCGCGCAGGTGCCCGCCGGTACCAACTTCGACTTCGTCCTGAAGGGCGATACCAACACCCGCCTCTCGGTCACGAGCTCGGGCGACAACATGCTCGACGGCAGCACCGGGCAGCTCGTTCTGCCGATCGACAAGCTCCAGGCCAAGCTCAAGCATGCGGGCATCCTGACCGCGGCGCAGGTCGACGCGCTGACGCCGAAGGCACCCGCCCGGGTCTCCATGGCGTTTGCGATTGCAGGCACGTCCGGCCAGAAGGTTCGGGTGAGGGCGGCGACCGGTCACGGTCATCGCACGAAGTCGCTGCCGGTGATTCGCATCAACGCCGGGGATAGCTCGGTGGTCGGCTACGGGAAGCGGAGCGTCGTCACGCTGCTGCCCTGA